Part of the Gallalistipes aquisgranensis genome, CGTCGTTTTTTACGGATGCCCGGGAGGCAGGGGAGAACCTGCCTCCCGGAGCGGTCCGTTCCGTTACTCTTCGAGCGTCCACCGCGGGTCTCCGGCCGTTCCCACCACGGCGGCCGGGTTGAGCCTGTAATCGGCGTCGGCCCGTCCCGGGAAGAGTTCGTCCGGTGACATGTTGAGGTTGGTGATCGTCGTGGAGAGGTCTTTGGCGAGCGCTCCGCTCGACAGGTAGCTGTTGCTCCACGAGGAGAGGGTGGCTCCGTCGAGTGCGTTGTATTTGAGCAGGTAGGAGTCTTTCGGGTCGAACTTCACCTCTCCGAGGAGGCTCTTGTCGATCCGGACGGTCGCCTTGTTCCAGCCGGTGAAGTGGAAGAGGTACCGTGCCGAGGAGTTGTTGCCGTACCACGCTCCCGGAACATCCACGGCGAACTTGTCGAGCGTACAGTTGGTCACCTGTACCTGCGGCGGGGTCGGCGTCGGCCCGTTGAATTTACCCATGCGCTGTTCGATCAGACCTGTGGAGACGTGATAGAAGGTGGAGTTGCTGAACGTGTATTTGGCGCAGTGGACGTCCGTATTGTTCGTGCTGGTATTCAGGTGGAGGAATGCCTGGATATTGTCCACACGCCGCCCCAGATCGTAGACGATATCGTTGTCGAAGACGATTTCGTCGAACCGGATTTTCGATTCCAGGTGGAAACTCCACGAATTGACGAACATGACGGCTTTACGCACGGTGTGTACGGAGCAGTTTTTGACGGTGAATTTGCCGATGGCGATCTGCCGGGGAGCGTTCTTCATGTTGTCGAACATGAAAATATGGTCGTTCGGTTCCAGAGACGGCTGGAGGCTGCCGCCCGATACTTTCGCTCCCGTGAGGTCCACGTCCGAGAAGGTGATGGAGGGGATGTTGACGTCGGTTGCGTCGCGGCCTCCCAGGACGAACTGTTTAATGGCGATCACCGGATTGTCTGCACCGGGCGCGGCCTGCACCGTGACGGACTTGGTCAGCAGGATTTCCGCGTTCGAGTAGTCGTACAACTGGCCGCCCTTGAGGATCACGGTGGCTCCCTCCGGCGCGTTCTCGATCGTACTCTTCAGGTCTCCCGTGTTGTCGATCTCGATGGCTCCGGCCGGCCGGGCGGGAATCGTGAAGCGGACGTAGCTCACCACGTTGCCCGCGTTCAGGAAACTGGCCCGGTACTCCCGGCCCTCTTCCAGTCCCTCGACCGTGGTGGTCAGCGAGGCCATGATTTCGGGCGTGACGGGCCGTGTGATATCTTCCGTGTATTCCGAGGAGACGACCAGCTGGTCGGCTTCGAGGGCCTCCTTCCAGCGCAGCGTGACGCTCGTGTAGGTCATGTCCTTCAGCCGCACGGCCTTGAAGATGGAGGGCATCAGCCCCGTCGTGGCGTCGATGCCGTTGAAGTAGACCCACTGGGAGCCGAATTCCTCCCCTTTGTCCGAGAGTCCGCGCATCCGTACGAAATAACGGGTCTCCTCCTCGAGGTTTTCGAAACGGGCCACCAGCGAGTCAGGGATGACACTCTGGCTGGCCACGACCGGTTCGAACGCTTCGTTGCGGGCGATGTCCACTTGGTAGCCTGTGGCGCCGGGACTTCTGTCCCAGCGTACGATCAGCCCGTTATAGTTGGCATAGGCCCTGAGATTGCCCGGTTTGAAGAGCCGGGGATTTCCCATTTCGGAGTCGGCGTCGAGCTGCTGACAGCCTGCCATGAAACAGCCGGCCAGCAGGGCGGACACCATCCATGAATATGCGATATGACGAATTTTCATAATCCTTGCGTTTGAAAATTAATATTTTCCGTAGTAGTTTTTTAGCTTGCCCTTGCTCTCGGCGATCACGTCCCGGTGGAACGGATAGAGGTAGACCATCGGGTCTTTTTCCAGCACGTAGGGACGGTAGTAGCGGTCGTAGTTCTCGTTGATCGTGTGGTCCGTGTCGCTTTTGACCAGCGTCCTGCACCACCCGTGGGACTGGTAGCCGGCGGGAGCCTTCCCTTCGGGCGAAATGTTGGAGTCGCGGCCCTGGATGTCCAGCGTCCCGTCGCTCAGTTTCTTGTAGAACAGGTAGGCGGGGTAGTTCCCGTAGGTGCCCGTGCCGGCCCGGCTGTCAATGCCGATCTGTACCATCTTCTCCTTCATTTTGATGATGTTCGTGCGGAGCAGGTTCCAGCGGATCAGGTCGTACTTGCGGATGCCTTCGCCGCCGAACTCCCAGGAACGTTCCGATGCGAGAGCCTCGAAAAAGTCGTCGTGTCCGGTCAGGTTATCCACGTATTCCTCCACCATGGTCTGGTGGTTCGCTTCGGGGAAGGCGCGTTTGCGCACCTCTTTCAGCGCCATGCGGGCTGAATCGGTCGGGGCGCCGTGGAGTTCATTCTCCGTCTCGGCCAGCATCAGCAGGACGTCGGCATACCGGATGATCGGCCAGTTGATCCCCGTGTTGTATTGGGCGCCCACGCCCTGCGGGGTCTTCATCTCGAGCTTGCTCCATTTCCCGAACGTGACCCGGTTCGTGGCCACCATGCGCTGTTCGAGGCGGGCCGTCTCATCGTTCCAGTACCATTCGTAGGGTGTGCAGGTCACATCGCGGCGGGTGTCGTTCGCATTGAATGAGTGCATGTAGGGCAGGTTGGCATAGTACCATACGTTGCTGTATCCGTAGGGGCTCTGGGTGTTGGTGGCGATCTGAACTCCGATGTTGTGGCCGATCGCGCTGGTGTAGTTGAGGGCCATCGGTATTTCGAACAGCATGTCGTCGTTGGAAGGACATATCTTCTGGCATTCGTTCAGGAACACCTGCTTGAAGGTGCTGTTGAGCCCGTGTTTGCCCGATTCGATCAGCTTGCGGGCATAGTCGTTGGCGATCTGGTAGTATTTCAGGTAGTCGTCCGGCCGGTACATGTAGCCCAGGTCGGCCGGGTTGTTCAGGTTGGGCCTCAGCGACCATCCGCCCCGGGTGAGGGCCATGCGGGCGATCAGACCCTGTACGGCGCCCCGGTTGACCCGTTCGATCCCCTGCGTGATTTCGCTGGCATAGAACATGGCCGGTTCCACTTCGATCAGGTCCCGGATCATGCGGGTCATGATGGTATCGCGGTTGGTGGCCCCGATATAGAAATCGTCGTCCGCCCGGGTCTCCCGGTCCTTGAAGGGAACGTCGCCCCAGTTGCGGGTCAGTTCCAGGTACATCAGGGCCCGGATCGCCTTCGCTTCGCCGTACATGTGCCGGATGTTGCTCGGTACGTCGGGCGAGGAGTTTTTGAACAGGTCGCTTTTTTCGATGCCCGAGATACACTCGTTGGCCCGGTTGATGGCGATGTACATATACTGGTACGCCTGCAGTTCCGAATTGCCCGAGGTGGCCGTGTAGTCCCACAGGCCCCGCCGGTTGTCCTCTTCTGCCTGCGAGGTGATGGCGAATTCGCAGTCGTTGTTGTAGGGGAAGTAAGTGCTTACCTGCTTGGTGTAGATGTTGTTGTGGCTGAGCACGGCGTAGATGCCCAGAATGGTGCGGTAGGCGTCTCCTTCCGTGGCGAACAGATCGTCTTCCGGTACGCTCGACCGGGACTGTACGGTGAGGAAGTCTTCGCAGGAGACGGCCGAGAATCCCATGACCAGGGCGGCCAGATATATCAGATGTTTTTTCATGGTTGCTGCGTTTTAGGTCGGGTTAGAACGTGATGTTGGCGCCGAAGGTGAACGAACGGGTCTTCGGATAGGCCGAATAGTCGACGCCCGGGGTCAGCGGAGTGCTGCGGCGCGTGTCGACTTCGGGGTCGAATCCGCTGTAATTGGTCCATATCCAGAGGTTGTTGGCCGTCACGTAGAAGCGGCATTTGGACATGCCGATCTTCCTGGTCCACTTCTGGGGCAGCGTGTAGCCCAGCGTGATGTTGCTCAGGCGCAGGAACGAACCGTCCTCCACGGCCCACGAGTGCAGTACGTGGGCGCCGTTGAGCGGACTCCACGTCGTCGCGTTCTTGTTCAGTTCGCGCAGGGCCTCCTTGTCGGTCCGCAGGTCGTTGCCTGCATCGTCGAAGATGCGGAAACGGTGCGAGGTGTTGAAGTCGTCCGAAAGGTTGTAGTAGGCATATTTCCAGACGTTCGAGTTGATGATCTTCTGGGCGTTGTAGATGTCGTTGCCGTAGACCCAGTTGAAGAAGACCGAGAAGTCGATTCCTTTGTAGGCGGCCGCGATGTTCAGACCTCCCGAGTGCTTGGGATTGGCGTTCCCGATCACGGTCCGGTCGAGCGTGGTCACCATGCAGGCGTTCTTGTCGTTGGGGTCGCTGATGCCGGTCAGTTTCTTCAGTTTCAGCGAGCCGACCAGCGGGCATCCGCTCTTGCCTCCGAGCGAGCCGGTGACGCCCTGGCTGTTGGCGACGCCGGGTTTCAGCTCCCAGTTGCCCTCTCCGTCCATGTAGTCGTCGATGGTGTAGAAGCCGTCCGTGACGTATCCGTACATCAGTCCGATCGGCTGTCCGACCTGTACCAGGTAGTCGTCCTTTTCGCGTACTTCCTGCCAGTTGCTCTGGTAGAAACTCCGGTCGGTCCCCTCGTTGAGCTTGTCCACCCGGTTACGGTTGAATGCGATATTGAAGGTGGCCGTCAGCGAGAAGTCCTTCTTGTCGACGATCACGCCGTTGAGCGAGAGTTCGAAACCCCGGTTCGACGTCTGTCCCACGTTTCTCTGCTGGTCGTTGTAGCCCGTGTGCTCGGGCAGCACGGCTTTCAGCAGCAGGTCCTTGGTCGTGTTCCAGTACAACTCGGCCGAACCGGTCAGCCGGTTGCCCAGGATGGCGAAGTCCAGACCGAGGTTGCGGGTGATGGTCGTCTCCCATTTCAGTTTGGGGTCGGGCAGCGTCCCCGACGGGTTGGTGAAGTAGAGGTTCGGAATGTTGTTCAGGCCGGCGTACATCGTGCGGTTGTCGAAGGTGCCGATGAAGGTGCGGCGCCACAGGTCGTTGTCGATCCGGTTGTTTCCGGCGGCACCGATGCTGAACCTCAGTTTCAGGTCGTCGAGCCAGGAGACGTTTTTCATGAACCCTTCTTGCGAGATGCGCCATGCCACCGCTCCCGAAGGGAATACGCCCCAGCGGTTGCCTGGAGCGAATTTGGTGGAGCCGTCGGCCCGGACCGTGGCCGAGACGAGATATTTGTCGCGGAAACTGTAATTGGCCCGGCCGAAGAAGGAGGCCAGCCGGGTGGGGCACGATTCCGAGGTGACGGGATACTCCTGCGATCCGTAGGACATGCGGGCGAATACGTCGTACTTGTCCATGTCCTGCGGCAGGTTGCGGGCCGTGATGCTCATCGTGGTGGTCTCTTCGGACATCGCCTCGAATCCACCCATGACGGTCAGCGAATGGTCCTTGCTGGAGGTGAGTTTGTAGGTCAGCGTGTGGGAGGTTCTCCAGCGGGGGGCTTCCTTGTGGGACATTTCGGCCAGCGGCTGTCCTCCGGCATTGATGGCCTTCCAGGTCAGCGGCCCGTAATAGCGCCGGGTGTTGGTGTTGCGCATGATGATGCCGAATTCCGAACGCAGGGTCAGGTTCTTCACGATGTCCCACGAAATGGCTCCGTTCACGTTGAGGTCGGTGCGTTTCTCCTCGCGGTAGTCCTGCCCGATCAGTTCGACCGGATCGTAAAGGCTGCTCCGGGCTTCGATGTCTTCGATGGCGGCCATTTCATCGGCCGTGATGCCGTCCGACAGACTGCCCTTGCCGATCACGGGACGGTAGTTCACCGCATTCCTGATCTCGGTCGAGGTGTTCGACGAGGTTCCCGCCCCGTGCACGACCGCGTGGGTGAAGAAGGCCGACACGTCCGCGCGCAGACCCTTGTAAAGCTGGTGGTTCAGTTTGAAGTTGACATTCGTGCGCTGGTAGTCCGATTCGAGCAGTACGCCGTCTTCGCTCAGGTGCGTGAGGCTTAGGTTGAATTTGGTCTTCTCCGAACCTCCGTTGATGCTGACGTTGTGCGACTGTCCCCAGGCGGTGCGGCCGTACATCCGTTCCTGCGTGTTCTGGGCCGGGATTTCGCGGTAGATGTCGAAATCCGTCGGGTCGCCGTAGTGGTTGGTGAAACTTTCCAGATCGGATGCCCCTTTGATGGCAGCCAGTTCGTACTGCATGCGTACGAACTCGTAGGAGTCC contains:
- a CDS encoding RagB/SusD family nutrient uptake outer membrane protein — its product is MKKHLIYLAALVMGFSAVSCEDFLTVQSRSSVPEDDLFATEGDAYRTILGIYAVLSHNNIYTKQVSTYFPYNNDCEFAITSQAEEDNRRGLWDYTATSGNSELQAYQYMYIAINRANECISGIEKSDLFKNSSPDVPSNIRHMYGEAKAIRALMYLELTRNWGDVPFKDRETRADDDFYIGATNRDTIMTRMIRDLIEVEPAMFYASEITQGIERVNRGAVQGLIARMALTRGGWSLRPNLNNPADLGYMYRPDDYLKYYQIANDYARKLIESGKHGLNSTFKQVFLNECQKICPSNDDMLFEIPMALNYTSAIGHNIGVQIATNTQSPYGYSNVWYYANLPYMHSFNANDTRRDVTCTPYEWYWNDETARLEQRMVATNRVTFGKWSKLEMKTPQGVGAQYNTGINWPIIRYADVLLMLAETENELHGAPTDSARMALKEVRKRAFPEANHQTMVEEYVDNLTGHDDFFEALASERSWEFGGEGIRKYDLIRWNLLRTNIIKMKEKMVQIGIDSRAGTGTYGNYPAYLFYKKLSDGTLDIQGRDSNISPEGKAPAGYQSHGWCRTLVKSDTDHTINENYDRYYRPYVLEKDPMVYLYPFHRDVIAESKGKLKNYYGKY
- a CDS encoding SusC/RagA family TonB-linked outer membrane protein, which translates into the protein MKKAFTPSGRLGAGAWLLAALLFMLSRPVSAQDREISGSVTDSKGTPVLAATVVVKGTTTGTTTTAKGTFRLKVPAGAQALVISYIGMRTQEVPIEKNKKVYNVRLEDEATGIEELVVVGYGTMAKKDLTGAVSSVSGKTLNEIPMTNTASALTGRLAGVQITTTDGSPDADVKIRIRGGGSITQDNSPLYIVDGFPVDRISDIPATDIQSIDVLKDASSTAIYGARGANGVIIVTTKNAKAGRTTVTYNGYGQFKYVPKMMDMMDSYEFVRMQYELAAIKGASDLESFTNHYGDPTDFDIYREIPAQNTQERMYGRTAWGQSHNVSINGGSEKTKFNLSLTHLSEDGVLLESDYQRTNVNFKLNHQLYKGLRADVSAFFTHAVVHGAGTSSNTSTEIRNAVNYRPVIGKGSLSDGITADEMAAIEDIEARSSLYDPVELIGQDYREEKRTDLNVNGAISWDIVKNLTLRSEFGIIMRNTNTRRYYGPLTWKAINAGGQPLAEMSHKEAPRWRTSHTLTYKLTSSKDHSLTVMGGFEAMSEETTTMSITARNLPQDMDKYDVFARMSYGSQEYPVTSESCPTRLASFFGRANYSFRDKYLVSATVRADGSTKFAPGNRWGVFPSGAVAWRISQEGFMKNVSWLDDLKLRFSIGAAGNNRIDNDLWRRTFIGTFDNRTMYAGLNNIPNLYFTNPSGTLPDPKLKWETTITRNLGLDFAILGNRLTGSAELYWNTTKDLLLKAVLPEHTGYNDQQRNVGQTSNRGFELSLNGVIVDKKDFSLTATFNIAFNRNRVDKLNEGTDRSFYQSNWQEVREKDDYLVQVGQPIGLMYGYVTDGFYTIDDYMDGEGNWELKPGVANSQGVTGSLGGKSGCPLVGSLKLKKLTGISDPNDKNACMVTTLDRTVIGNANPKHSGGLNIAAAYKGIDFSVFFNWVYGNDIYNAQKIINSNVWKYAYYNLSDDFNTSHRFRIFDDAGNDLRTDKEALRELNKNATTWSPLNGAHVLHSWAVEDGSFLRLSNITLGYTLPQKWTRKIGMSKCRFYVTANNLWIWTNYSGFDPEVDTRRSTPLTPGVDYSAYPKTRSFTFGANITF